TGCTTTTTTTGCTTTTTCGTTTTCTCTAATTAAAAACTCTTTTGATACTCCAACATCTATAAAATCCCAAGGTAATACTTCATCATAACTTCTTTCACGATAAGCATAGAATTCTCCGTCTACATTACATTCATCTAATGCTTCCATCCAAGTTTCAAAGTTAAAGTATTCTCCCCAACCATCAAATTTAGCACCTTTTTCAAAAGCTCTTATTATAACATCACAAACTTTTCTATCTCCTCTTGCAAGTATAGCTTCCATATAGCTTACTGGAGATTCGTGCCAGTTGTATTGAATTCTCTTGCTCTTAACAGAATTTCTTATAAGTCTAATTTTTTCCTTAACAACTTCCATTCTATCTTGTGGAGCCCATTGGAATGGAGTAAATGGTTTTGGTACAAAAATAGATGTACTTAAAGTAACTTTAAGTCCCTTTTGTCTTTCTTCTTTAGGTATTTTATAGTATTCTTCTACAACTTTTTCTCCAAGTTCTGCAATTCCAATTACATCTTCATCTCTCTCATAAGAAAGTCCTATCATGAAGTATAACTTAATAGTTGACCATCCTGATTTAAATGCATTAGATACAGAATCCATTAAGTCTTGTTCATTAACACCTTTATTTATTATGTCTCTCATTCTTTGGCTACCAGCTTCTGGTGCAAAAGTAAGTCCTGTTTTTCTTACCTTTTGAATTTCTTTTATTAAATCCACACAGAATGCATCTATTCTTATAGATGGAAGTGATACTCCAACTTTTTTATCTTTGTATTTTTCGATTAATTCATTTATAAGTCCTTGTATATCAGAATAATCGCAAATACTTAGTGATACTAATGATACTTCTTCATATCCAGTAGCTTTTAAAAGCTCATCTACTTGTTCCATTATCTTTTCTTTAGTCTTTTCTCTAACCGGTCTATAAATCATTCCTGCTTGACAGAATCTACATCCTCTTGTACATCCTCTGAAAGTTTCTATTGTAACTCTATCATGAACTATTTCTCCATAAGGAACTATAAGCTTATTTGGAAATTCTACTTCGTTAAAGTTATTTATGATAGCTTTAGTAACTTTAGCTGGTACATCATCATATTTTGGCTTAAATTCTTTTATAGTTCCATCTTCATTATAAGTTACATCATAAAGACTAGGCACATAAATTCCTCTTATAGTTACAGCTTTTCTTAAAAATTCTTTCTTGCTTAATCCTTTATCTTTACACTCTTTGTATAAATCTAAAACTTCATCTAACTGAACTTCCCCTTCTCCTAAAGCAAAAAAGTCTGCAACAGCATATAAAGGTTCTGGATTATAAGCACATGGTCCTCCGCAGAAAACTATTGGATCATCCTCTGTTCTATCCTCTGCCCTTATAGGAATGTTTGCCATACTTAACATATTTAATATATTTGTATAACTCATTTCATACTGAAGAGTAAATGCTACTAAATCAAATACTTTTAAAGAATCTTTAGTTTCTAGCGTATACATTGGAATATTGTTTTTTCTCATTTGCTCTTCCATGTCTGGCCATGGTGCAAAAGCTCTTTCACAAAACGTATCTTCCCTTTGATTCATAGTGTAATAAAGTATCTTTGTACCTAAATGTGACATTCCAACTTCATATACATCTGGAAAACAAAAGGCAACTCTTATATCAACTTTATTTTTATCTTTTGAAAAGGAATTTAACTCTCCCCCTGTATATCTAATAGGTTTTTCAACCCTACACAATATATCATCTGAAATTTTGTTCATTAAATTTCCTCCTACGTTGAACATGTATTTTATCAATACATTTTATCACAAATAAAAAAATAAAATCAATTGTTTATGCTTCTTTATTACACTCATCTTTCCAATCTTTCCATTCATCTATAGCCATTTTAGCTAATTTATCGATTTCATCCACAGTATTTATATACTCTTCTATGCTTATATTCCCGTAATTTTTTAAAGCCCTAATAAGTTCTTCCTCATATATTATACTTACTACCTTCATATCATCATTTAAAATAGTAAATAAATTATACTTATTTTTATCAACTATTCCTAAAGCATCTAAAAGATTTTTCTTATAGTGTATTGAAACACTTCTATTTTCCATATATCCTTTTTTTATAAATTTATATTTTTTCTTTACTATATCTCCCATAATTAAATAAACTATCCTTTCTTTTTCTTTATATGAAATAATAACTATGAAAATCCCTATAATACCTATGCTAATATTTTTCATGCCAAGCACTGTTGAAATGCAAAAATAGACATATATAAGCATTCCAATAACCAAACTTATATTTACGGTTATTTTATTAGCTCTTTTGTAAAATGTCTTCATGGCTAAAATATCTCTTAATATCCTGCCTCCATCTAAAGGAAGTGCAGGTATCAAATTAAAAGTACCTAAAGCTAAATTACTTATATATAGTAACTGCAGGTACTCACTTGAAAACTTTATATTCAAAAAATAGCCTATCATAGCAAAAATTAAATTGAATAAAGGTCCACTTAAAGATATTATTAAATCTTCCTTAGGATCGGCTTCATCTAAATCTCTAAGTTTTAAGACAGCCCCTATTGGAA
This Clostridium novyi NT DNA region includes the following protein-coding sequences:
- a CDS encoding TIGR03960 family B12-binding radical SAM protein → MNKISDDILCRVEKPIRYTGGELNSFSKDKNKVDIRVAFCFPDVYEVGMSHLGTKILYYTMNQREDTFCERAFAPWPDMEEQMRKNNIPMYTLETKDSLKVFDLVAFTLQYEMSYTNILNMLSMANIPIRAEDRTEDDPIVFCGGPCAYNPEPLYAVADFFALGEGEVQLDEVLDLYKECKDKGLSKKEFLRKAVTIRGIYVPSLYDVTYNEDGTIKEFKPKYDDVPAKVTKAIINNFNEVEFPNKLIVPYGEIVHDRVTIETFRGCTRGCRFCQAGMIYRPVREKTKEKIMEQVDELLKATGYEEVSLVSLSICDYSDIQGLINELIEKYKDKKVGVSLPSIRIDAFCVDLIKEIQKVRKTGLTFAPEAGSQRMRDIINKGVNEQDLMDSVSNAFKSGWSTIKLYFMIGLSYERDEDVIGIAELGEKVVEEYYKIPKEERQKGLKVTLSTSIFVPKPFTPFQWAPQDRMEVVKEKIRLIRNSVKSKRIQYNWHESPVSYMEAILARGDRKVCDVIIRAFEKGAKFDGWGEYFNFETWMEALDECNVDGEFYAYRERSYDEVLPWDFIDVGVSKEFLIRENEKAKKAELTPDCRQGCKNCGINTNESFKEGTCFENAIFNKVH
- a CDS encoding M50 family metallopeptidase encodes the protein MNIQKEKQLMIKISKLSIPYIIILLIIGFKGKMIVSFIFVFFHEMVHYITAKKLGFKGFGIEILPIGAVLKLRDLDEADPKEDLIISLSGPLFNLIFAMIGYFLNIKFSSEYLQLLYISNLALGTFNLIPALPLDGGRILRDILAMKTFYKRANKITVNISLVIGMLIYVYFCISTVLGMKNISIGIIGIFIVIISYKEKERIVYLIMGDIVKKKYKFIKKGYMENRSVSIHYKKNLLDALGIVDKNKYNLFTILNDDMKVVSIIYEEELIRALKNYGNISIEEYINTVDEIDKLAKMAIDEWKDWKDECNKEA